Proteins encoded by one window of Nocardioides euryhalodurans:
- a CDS encoding P1 family peptidase → MRNAITDVPGIRVGHAQRVGAGWLSGVTVVLPPAEGAVGGVDVRGGGPGTRETDLLDPRNLVERVHAIVLTGGSALGLGAADGVARALHAQGVGYPVARAPGAVVPIVPAAVVFDLGRGGDFSTFPDAALGREALAAADLEVGEGTVGAGTGTRVGGLKGGVGSASTRLPDGTTVGALAVVNAVGSAVDLASGELLAARHCVPGDLPDGLRRPDVRDLDAARQRAAEEPEPQPPLATTLAVVATDATLTKAQCQKVSGIGHDGLSRAINPVHTMYDGDTVFTLATGAGPTPDPAAFHLLLVAAADCVTRAVARGVLAAASAGGMRSYREVFPTALG, encoded by the coding sequence TCCGGGGATCCGGGTCGGCCACGCCCAGCGCGTCGGGGCCGGCTGGCTGAGCGGCGTGACGGTCGTGCTGCCTCCGGCCGAGGGGGCGGTCGGCGGGGTGGACGTGCGCGGGGGCGGGCCCGGCACCCGCGAGACCGACCTGCTCGACCCGCGCAACCTCGTCGAGCGGGTGCACGCGATCGTGCTGACCGGTGGCTCCGCGCTCGGGCTCGGTGCCGCGGACGGAGTGGCCCGGGCGCTCCACGCGCAGGGAGTCGGCTACCCGGTGGCGCGCGCTCCCGGGGCGGTCGTGCCGATCGTGCCGGCCGCCGTGGTGTTCGACCTCGGCCGGGGGGGTGACTTCTCGACGTTCCCGGACGCTGCGCTGGGTCGCGAGGCGCTGGCGGCGGCCGACCTCGAGGTCGGTGAGGGCACCGTGGGCGCCGGCACCGGCACCCGCGTCGGCGGGCTCAAGGGAGGGGTGGGGTCGGCGTCGACCAGGCTCCCCGACGGTACGACGGTCGGGGCGCTCGCCGTGGTCAACGCGGTCGGCTCCGCGGTGGACCTCGCGAGCGGTGAGCTGCTCGCGGCCCGGCACTGCGTCCCCGGCGACCTCCCCGACGGACTGCGCCGCCCCGACGTCCGGGACCTCGACGCTGCCCGGCAACGGGCCGCGGAGGAGCCCGAGCCGCAGCCGCCGCTGGCCACCACGCTGGCCGTCGTCGCCACCGACGCCACCCTCACCAAGGCGCAGTGCCAGAAGGTCAGCGGGATCGGGCACGACGGTCTCTCGCGGGCGATCAACCCCGTCCACACGATGTACGACGGCGACACCGTCTTCACGCTCGCGACCGGGGCCGGGCCGACCCCCGATCCGGCGGCCTTCCACCTGCTCCTCGTGGCCGCGGCCGACTGCGTCACGCGGGCGGTCGCCCGCGGGGTGCTCGCCGCCGCCTCGGCCGGCGGGATGCGGAGCTACCGCGAGGTGTTCCCGACCGCGCTCGGCTGA
- a CDS encoding RNA polymerase sigma factor — MNEQLRELGPLVLGVLVRRGADFAAAEDAVQEALLEAVRRWSDDPPEDPFGWLVTVAWRKFLDTVRSDSARRAREERVVEEPAPGPSEQGDDTLLLLFLCSHPSLTPASAVALTLRAVGGLTTRQVAEAYLVPEATMAQRISRAKRTVGEHRLDRPGDLRDVLKVLYLIFNEGYGGEVDLAAEAVRLTRQLAASSDEPEVSGLLALMLLHHARRAARWAEDGSLVPLAEQDRSLWDTALVAEGVEVLQAALARDRLGEYQAQAAIAALHCDAPSTGETDWTQVLEWYDELLRLTDSPVVALNRAVAVGEADGPLAGLRALELVPASVPRRTAVAAWLHERAGDLAVARTLYAEAAGQATSEAERHHLTRQAARLAAHAP, encoded by the coding sequence GTGAACGAGCAGTTGCGGGAGCTCGGTCCCCTGGTCCTGGGTGTCCTCGTCCGCCGCGGAGCAGACTTCGCGGCGGCCGAGGACGCCGTCCAGGAGGCGCTCCTCGAGGCCGTACGCCGGTGGTCGGACGACCCGCCCGAGGACCCGTTCGGCTGGCTGGTGACGGTGGCGTGGCGCAAGTTCCTCGACACCGTCCGCTCCGACTCCGCCCGCCGGGCCCGCGAGGAACGGGTGGTGGAGGAGCCTGCTCCAGGGCCTTCCGAGCAGGGCGACGACACCCTGCTGCTGCTGTTCCTGTGCAGCCACCCCTCGCTCACCCCGGCCTCGGCGGTCGCGCTCACGCTGCGGGCGGTCGGGGGCCTCACGACCCGCCAGGTCGCCGAGGCGTACCTCGTGCCCGAGGCGACGATGGCGCAACGGATCAGCCGGGCGAAGCGGACCGTCGGCGAGCACCGGCTCGACCGGCCGGGCGACCTGCGCGACGTGCTGAAGGTGCTCTACCTGATCTTCAACGAGGGCTACGGCGGCGAGGTCGACCTGGCTGCGGAGGCGGTCCGGCTCACCCGGCAGCTCGCGGCCTCCTCCGACGAGCCCGAGGTGTCCGGGCTGCTCGCGCTGATGCTGCTCCACCACGCGCGGCGCGCGGCACGGTGGGCCGAGGACGGCTCGCTGGTGCCGCTGGCCGAGCAGGACCGGTCGCTGTGGGACACCGCCCTGGTGGCGGAGGGAGTCGAGGTGCTGCAGGCCGCACTGGCCCGCGACCGGCTGGGCGAGTACCAGGCCCAGGCCGCCATCGCCGCCCTCCACTGCGACGCCCCCTCGACCGGGGAGACCGACTGGACCCAGGTCCTCGAGTGGTACGACGAGCTGCTCCGCCTCACCGACAGCCCCGTGGTGGCCCTCAACCGTGCGGTCGCCGTGGGGGAGGCCGACGGGCCGCTCGCCGGGCTGCGCGCCCTCGAGCTGGTCCCAGCGTCGGTGCCGCGGCGGACGGCGGTGGCGGCCTGGCTGCACGAGCGCGCCGGGGACCTGGCGGTCGCCCGGACGCTCTACGCCGAGGCCGCGGGGCAGGCGACGTCGGAGGCCGAGCGGCACCACCTGACCCGGCAGGCCGCACGGCTGGCCGCGCACGCCCCCTGA
- a CDS encoding YciI family protein — protein sequence MAKYLLLKHYRGGPQRMPDGDVPMDRWTPEEISAHMGFMDHVADTLRERGEFVEGQALSPDGTFVRFDGEGRPPVTDGPFAETKDLVAGWMVIDVDSEERAHEAAAFLSSAPGPGGRPIREWIEVRAFLEAPPTVTE from the coding sequence ATGGCCAAGTACCTGCTGCTCAAGCACTACCGCGGCGGTCCGCAGCGGATGCCCGACGGTGACGTGCCGATGGACCGGTGGACGCCCGAGGAGATCTCGGCGCACATGGGCTTCATGGACCACGTCGCCGACACCCTCCGCGAGCGCGGGGAGTTCGTGGAGGGCCAGGCGCTGTCGCCCGACGGCACGTTCGTCCGCTTCGACGGCGAGGGAAGGCCGCCGGTCACCGACGGTCCCTTCGCGGAGACGAAGGACCTCGTCGCCGGCTGGATGGTGATCGACGTCGACTCCGAGGAGCGGGCCCACGAGGCCGCGGCGTTCCTGTCCTCGGCCCCGGGCCCCGGAGGGCGTCCGATCCGGGAGTGGATCGAGGTGCGCGCGTTCCTCGAGGCGCCTCCGACCGTCACCGAGTGA